The Triticum dicoccoides isolate Atlit2015 ecotype Zavitan chromosome 6A, WEW_v2.0, whole genome shotgun sequence genome has a window encoding:
- the LOC119318464 gene encoding germin-like protein 1-1, translating to MARLQLYAIAACAVLLALAAASLAGDPDMLQDVCVADLKSSIKLNGFPCKADITADDFFFPGLKKAGNTNNPAGSNVTAANVQSFPGVNTLGVSMARIDYAPGGQNPPHTHPRATEIIFVLEGVLEVGFITTANKLFTKTITAGDVFVFPRGLVHFQQNRGHGPASVIAGFNSQLQGTQAIATTLFAAAPPVPSDVLAKAFRVGTEDIDAVKAKFK from the exons ATGGCGAGGCTTCAGCTTTACGCCATAGCGGCCTGCGCCGTcctcctcgccctcgccgccgcctccctcgccggcgACCCCGACATGCTCCAGGACGTCTGCGTCGCCGACCTGAAATCCT CGATCAAGCTGAACGGGTTCCCGTGCAAGGCGGACATCACGGCGGACGACTTCTTCTTCCCTGGTCTCAAGAAGGCCGGAAACACCAACAACCCTGCGGGTTCGAACGTCACAGCGGCAAACGTGCAATCCTTCCCAGGGGTGAACACGCTTGGCGTGTCCATGGCGCGCATCGACTACGCGCCGGGAGGCCAGAACCCGCCGCACACCCACCCGCGCGCCACGGAGATCATCTTCGTCCTTGAGGGAGTCCTCGAGGTGGGCTTCATCACCACCGCCAACAAGCTCTTCACTAAGACCATCACCGCAGGAGACGTGTTCGTCTTCCCGCGTGGGCTCGTGCACTTCCAGCAAAACAGGGGACATGGCCCCGCCTCCGTCATCGCGGGCTTCAACAGCCAGCTCCAGGGCACCCAAGCCATCGCCACCACGCTCTTCGCTGCCGCGCCGCCAGTGCCTAGCGACGTGCTGGCCAAGGCCTTCCGGGTCGGTACCGAAGACATCGACGCCGTCAAGGCCAAGTTTAAGTAG